The segment cgttcacccagctcaaaaccttTCTCACTTCGCCACCCATTCTCACAACGCCTCAACCCAATgaggacctactcctttacatagcagcaaccgacagggttgtctccacggcaatggtggtcgagcAGGACGAGCCAGGCCATGTATACAAAGTTcagagaccagtttacttcataagtgaagtcttaaacgagtccaagaccaggtaccctcagatacaaaagctcatctacgccatcttaataacttcaaggaagctgaagcattacttcgatggtcattgggtcttggtaaccactagTTTCCCCCTGGGGGACATTCtacgcaacaaggacgccaatggcagaattgtaaaatgggcaatggaactatgcccattctccttggatttccagagccgcactaccGTCAAATCCCAAGccttggtcgatttcatcgcagaatggacggacctcaacgagcctcccttCTCTGATACTTCCAACCagtggtcaatgttcttcgacgggacCTTAAACATCAATGGTGCCGGCGCTGGAATACTCTTCGTgacacccaacaaggacaaactacgctacgtccttaggattctCTTTCCGGCATCAAATAACGTCgctgaatacgaagcatgccttcacGGCATTTGACTGgctgtcgaactgggagtcaaacgcctctacgttcACGGCGACTCTGCCCTAGTCATTAACCAGCTCAACAAAGAATGGTACGCAACGCAcgaaaagatggacctctactgcaaagaaatttgcAAATGGGAGTCcaatttctacggcatagaatacatccacgtggtccgggataggaaccaggcagcggatgcgctgtcaaagataggatcatctcGGGCCAAGATCCCACAAGGCGTTTTCGTTCaggacatccacgtgccaagtgtgggcacagacccGGTCGAAAAACAACCCAATGAGACAATGATCATAGACGACTCCGCTCCGGCAACCAGCAGCCATGATTGGCGCGCCcctttcatcaggtacataTCGGACGGATCCGGTCTCCAAGATAAAACGGAaaacgagcgtctcatccggTGATCCAAGAACTACATACTAGTGGATGGAAagcttatgcgaaaaaatgtaAGCTCCAAagtactgctcaaatgcatatcccaaggtgatggcatcaagcttttagatgacatacacgccaGATCCTATGGCAACCATGCCGCCTCCAGAACACTCgtcgggaaggctttccgagcaggcttttactggccaactgcggtcgccgacgccgagaaactggtccgacattgtgaaggatgccagttctttgccAAGAGGACTCACGtgcctgctcatgagattcaaactatcccgtcatcctggcctttcgcctgttggggcctggacatgatcgggccattcaagcCGGCCCCCggtaacttcaagttcgtcttcgtgttaatcgacaaattctcgaagtggatcgagtacatgccactggtcaaagcaacctccgagaaggctgtggaattcctcaaccaaatcatacacagatatggggttcccaacagcataataaccgacctgggcactcagttcactggcactacattttgggacttctgcgatgacaggggcatagtcgtaaagtatgtgtcagtagctcacccacggggcaacggtcaagtagagcgagcaaatggaatgattattgatgctttgaagaaaaggctgtacacagagaacgacagagcaccaggacgttggatgaaagagttatcggccgtggtctggggcctccgaacacaggctagtcgcaacacgggcgtgtcaccctacttcatggtttacggcaccgaggcaatgcttccGTCGGACGTAActtttggatctccaagagtcgaaaacttcgaccagcctTCGGCTGACATCGCCAGGgagcttgaaatcaactgcatggaagaaaagcgccTACTCTCGTGCCTTCGAAAAGCAAAATATCTCGAAGCCATTAGGAggtatcacaacaggaacgtcaaagaccgttccttcgtggtcggtgatcttgtgctaaagtggaaaacaagccaagaaggaacgcacaagttatccacaccttgggaatgaccctttgtggtcgtagAAGTCACGcgccctacatcttatagactggcgtacccagacggaacacgcctgcctaactcttggcacataaacAACCTGCGGCGTTTTTacccataagttccagtacatTTTATTTGTAAATCTCTTATGGTCAGCGTTAATAAATTTTCTCTTTCTTCCTATGTACTTCTTTTATATGCAGAGCTTTCGACAAAGTGCAACAACCATCTTTAGGATGAAAGTCCTTAAGAGTTATTAACCcaactcagtgatacatcactcagacaatattacagcgctcaaaaccatggtcatgacaaatcaaactttattacaaactttatgtacagagtttacaataaacacccctctgggcggtccctagtctatttctacagactactctacaggcctactgctcgggatGATCACCCGCTCGGCCTTGTTGCCCggtcgaaggggtcggggccaccggcgcctggctggtcgagaccgcaggcgtcgaccgcccatctccgacAATGGGcgctcccgacaactccctggccgatctATCTGACCCGGGCTGGTCAGGGGGAGTTGCCGTcccgcagaggttgatgtcgccgatcaccgtcaacGACAGGTCAAGCAGACCAGCACGAAGGTtgtctgcctcctgcggaccaacctccttggggtacccccctTTCCAGTCGTGACAggtcgaccaggggatagtgggcgcgcaccatgctaaggacatgcgcaccagcgaattccccggcgtccttctcgactggcgtcagcttcggcgcacggggctggtcttcagggagctcggggctgatcaaatcaagaaccggggccactcctttcaaaagcttgatgcagttggccttccaggagtcccggtccttgatcagctcgtcaAAGTGCTTCTTCGCATTCACtttgagcactacaaaccaagTAGGAGGTCAGTTTACGAATAAGAAAAGGAACGTCGAGCAATCAAGGAAAAAAGGGATCGCACGGCTCTCACCAGACAACTCCCTATTCTTGTTGCTTAGCTCCTTGCCAGCTCGGCGCCCGGTCTCCAGCGCCCTGGCAAGCTCCTGGTCGAGCCGCTCCTTCACTTGTCGGAGGTGTGCaatctcctcctccaagtctgcaggGGCAATTTCTGGTCAATAAAAAACGACTACACAGTTATATACAACTGCTCGGAATACATGACTAACCTCTTCTCTCCCGATCCTTGTCGGCTAATCGCCGATTAAGGTCgagcaggcgctcttcctgagcacccatctcgtccgtcttctcctcggcctccgaccgaagccggtccaccttcgtggacagggccttgttctcggccacgatgccctcaatctggtcaaagcaccttttccggtacttcgccgttttcattgcgccctgcaagaagAATACTTAGTGAATCCAGAAACAATGCATATAAACTTTGAGCAGCACAAAAGActacttaccttaacctcgtccacaaGCCACTTcgctgcgcgctccaccctcgtggcctcctccgtctccgcgagttcctcatgaccgatgaagtggtccccgcgttggcgccacacgtacacgtgctggcggccatcttggggacgaccttggatctcctccacttcatcgTCGGAGGCCGTCCGGGCTTCCTCGCCCTCCGCACTACCCCCGGCCATGGTCGCAGGTATCACTGGACCCTGAtccaggccaggggagcctacTGGTGAAGAGGCCCCTGCTCGAGGCGGGGTTGGGACTCTCCCTTCTTCCGCCAGCTCTGCCATTTTCCTCTGCAACGTTGCTTGGGGGAGGCGTCCTCGCAGCCTCTCCATCCCTTGTAGGGGTGCCCGCTCTGGCCCTTGCCAGCGCCGGATGCTCCTCGGCACTCTCAGCCGCGGTCGTCGTCGCGGGCTGCTCCTCGGCATGCTCCTGGGTGGTCTGTGGCACGGCGTCTCCAACGACAGCTATGGGCTCGGCCGTCCTCTGGCCAGCGATGTGGTCAGGGTCAACGTCCGATGCCGCGCTAACAAAATATGACATTTAACCAATGTCAAAAGCAGCAATAACAAAAACAAGATGAAGCGTAAAAGTGAGATTGAGCAACTTACAGATCGGAGCGCCTGTGCGTTGCGgtgaagaaccttctcctggtcctaccagccgccgccgctgctcctGTCTCTCCAACACGCGTCGGCTTGGTGTGTGGGGCAGGTGGGTCGCTAGTCATTCGACCAGCAGTGGCCGGCGCAAGGTCCGGATGACTACGCGGCCTTCGAACCAAAGATggtgccgcctcctcctcctcgtcgtcgccgGTGATCCTGACGAGCCGACGAcgtttcggcgcttggctgctctctgccggcagcgcCTCTGCAGGGGGCGGATCCACTGCtagtggccttttccccgctaccctatcCTCGGTGGTTGGGGCGGGACggttctgctcctcctcgctgctggtgtattgatgacaccgagcagcgtcgtccTCTAGCAGGTCCacccccgcaggattctccataccAGGCGCCAGTGATATGTACACTGCGCACCGATCAATGTCTCCAATCTGCAGTAGAACCATCGACAAGTCATAAACTAGGCGGACGAGTACTCAAAAAGCAATACTAGTCAATAACACTATttatttaccttaggagctggtcgccccagcttgaaggcgtgcacccgatcactacttcgaacgaagttgtcatccgtaaagttgaacaactcgttCATCAGCTGTTGCACCTCCGTCTTCTCCAGACCGTCGGGGCTCATCTTGGTCGGGTCCAGGCTCcccgcgtactcgtacgccgagtgtaccctcctctggcagggcatcacccgacgtaCAATAAAGTTCCCGACCACCCCTGGCCCGTCTAaacgggaccagtcgatcagcttcattagGTCTGCCACTTGACCGGAGAAGTCTGGGCGGtctgtccagctgaccctcttctcgaggatgtagcccacgtcgcagaacgtggtgctacccggctcttccctgatatagaatcacttcttgtaccactcggtaagagaagtgttccacgggcagttgaggtaccggttcttcattccatcacgcagattgaggtatactccacctgcaatcttggagcctccaactgctcccttcttcctcagacaaaacagataacgaaaaagatcgaagtgcgactctatcccaacataggcctcgcacaaatgaataaaggtggagataagaagaattgagttcgggtgcagattgcagatcccgatctcatagtaaagaagaaggccctggagGAAAGGCTGGACAGGAATCCCAAAGCCCCTTTTgataaaatcttcaaaaaccacgatctcaccggcacgagggtcggggtagctttccccttccggcgccctccaggcACCGAGCTCCTGGTTGTGGAGtagccccattccgacgaggtcgttaagggacctcgtgctgctccgggacttcttccactctttcgccatcagctcggcccttttcttgttgtcactcttcgccattgatactGCGGGAATGACTGTGAGCTGGGAGAACTGGTGGTGGTTGCAGAAGACAGGAATGGCAAGAATGGAAAGCTCGAAGGCAAAGGCAGGGTAAAGATTATGGGTGTAATGTCAGGCTTTTATAAGCAACAGctccacctcttccacttcccgcattcttgggaagtgggcgggcccagcgGCGGATGCAGCGTTTCGGTTCTCAacaattaccggcagttaatacggcggcttttttgtataattgatggtttccttttcttgaaccgcgccaagagcggctgcacagttaccaggcgcaccttttcacgcaGCCATCTGACAATATGCCAGGATGCTTCGTCACATCACACATTAATGTGGCAAGatgcttttttcaaaataacaggCAGAATTGGTGGAGGACTGACAttcctggggactgtaccgaccaccgagcactatacgctcggggactggtcgacaagTCTGCTAGTTTGGAGACCTGGgggctgcaccgaccaccgagcactatatgcccagggactggtcgaccagtctgccagtttggagacttggggactgcaccgaccaatcTGAGCACTATAcactcagggactggtcgaccaagcCTACAAGATgaaaattcggggactgtaccgatcaccgagcgttatatgctcggggactgatcgATTAGTCTAtacaattgcagacgagcatgatatgctcggggaatgGTAAATTAAATTTTTAGAccatgctacaaggctcatacttcgccttccagcaagctcggggactacatcggtacgatgcatctggcgatgcatctcagttttagaatttctatgaagacttttttgaccctggcaccacgtgcctacgtcacctactaccaggctcagggactaagtgggcacacttcaccttgcggtgaacatgcttgctttttgaaagtctctacttttcagaaaagtaaagtaggcacacttcaccaggaaagaaatcttttttgattaaagagcaccatgcattcttcgaacaacctacttcttcgatgtcaatgttgatcaattgtcttttgagttggtcaagatacaattgcaactgtttgggcgactttcctgcttattgaagatgtcaagccttactggtcgaagaagctcaagacgacgtgttacatcacaatacatggtgctcggggactagctgtgggggtataaacccctatacccatacggcaagacttgggccaggaggcttggcccattacgagacaagttcgaggcttgatccgactgctcggagtttcgcgcaaggaaacaggacgtggagatcaagcaggattctagtcggttagaataggaattgatatcgtactatctatggcaattgtaaccgactatgattagtttctagatctgtaaccctgctctctggactatataaggagaggcaagggacccccctaggacacattattctcttgacacaaatcaatacaacaagacgcaggacgtaggtattacacccacacggcggctgaacctggataaaaaccttgtctgtgtcttgcgtcaccatcaagttcgtagcttgcgcaccgtctaccgataaactactaccgtgggtataccccaaggtagactgccgactagctttcgtcgacaggatACATCTCGCGAACTAGAGCACCAATTACAGTTGGGGGTTTGCGAGAAGTTCGATAAGGATGCACTTCCCAGTTCCTGATAATTTTACATAAAACAAATGACATCATCATATaggtataaaagatatatgatacATAAATGAAATGTTAAAGAAAAAACTCATGGAACCGGCCATTACTGAATACACCCAGCCTACAGAAGATGTGGAATGTTAAAAATACAACATATTTTTTTTAGTCTTTGCAAACTTTTTAAATAACTATGCTGGTGCATACAACTATCTATAAGTAGGCTACTAAACTAATGACAAGACATTTTGTTCTCCATCATGGATAAGCTGTCCTTGCTAAAATTTAATCTAAACAATGAGCACTTGATTAAATTGCCATTACATCAGCACTTAGAAAAAAATAGGACATGCTACATGCTAAACACTAAACAGTTCTGGAAGTCTTTTACTTACTCTCCAGCAGCCTTGATTGTGGGTCTTTCACTTTCTGGAAGTCTTTCACCACTATCAGTCCTTGATCGAgtttatatgtcgagctctgaagtctctACAAAATTCtagccatgtgacaggaggagcattgttgggaagagcagcttgatatgactcccaccatgtctgagctgccccctgaagctgtccagaagcatacaacaccttctccaagtcattgcactgggctatgttcagttgcctctccacagcacgtaaccaatcatctgcctccatgggatcagctgagtgtgtgaATACCGGAGATCTTCCATTCATAAACTCCCCACGCTTatccctcacatgaacaggtggtggtgttggtggaggttgctgctgtaggtgctgaaagaaaacgtgcatcatctcattt is part of the Sorghum bicolor cultivar BTx623 chromosome 10, Sorghum_bicolor_NCBIv3, whole genome shotgun sequence genome and harbors:
- the LOC110431159 gene encoding uncharacterized protein LOC110431159; this translates as MAPPRASLFQPPSASSAPRSNHHRRIAIQRSEEEQNRPAPTTEDRVAGKRPLAVDPPPAEALPAESSQAPKRRRLVRITGDDEEEEAAPSLVRRPRSHPDLAPATAGRMTSDPPAPHTKPTRVGETGAAAAAGRTRRRFFTATHRRSDLAASDVDPDHIAGQRTAEPIAVVGDAVPQTTQEHAEEQPATTTAAESAEEHPALARARAGTPTRDGEAARTPPPSNVAEENGRAGGRRESPNPASSRGLFTSRLPWPGSGSSDTCDHGRG